A part of Patescibacteria group bacterium genomic DNA contains:
- a CDS encoding B12-binding domain-containing radical SAM protein: MKILLINEPLRDSIADNDQVNLAEESHMIPPLGLLYIASVIKKKSTHNVRLFDCQVDKLSYDGIREAVKKIKPDVVGMNTLTFTLIEVLEVARLVKEVDPKIKVILGGVHVNIYPEETISFPEVDFLILGEGENVIVELLDAISDEDKLRQVTGVVFKNSQGEIINTGKRPLITNLDEIPFPARELTAYQKYTGLLSSESPITSMLTSRGCPYNCLFCHRPHFGRIFRARSAGNVVKEMILCRDMGIKEIIIYDDTFTIDRQRVVDICKQLIDNKVKIKWDVRARVDTVDKELLNLMKEAGCVRIHYGVEAGTQKILDVLRKGITLDMAYDVFKMTKRAGIGTLGYFMIGSPRETREDIMATIKFATSLKADYIFAGITTLFPATDLYQMALKEGVIKTDVWKEFARSPQENFVPPIWDKELSQEELGELIKMFYRKFYKRPSYIIKNLLSIRSLEEFRRKFSAGFNILRI; this comes from the coding sequence ATGAAAATATTATTAATAAATGAACCCTTGCGCGACAGTATCGCTGATAATGACCAAGTTAACCTAGCCGAAGAAAGCCACATGATTCCTCCTTTGGGTTTGCTTTATATTGCTTCAGTTATTAAAAAAAAATCAACTCATAATGTTAGGCTTTTTGATTGCCAAGTTGATAAGTTATCATATGATGGTATTCGAGAAGCAGTAAAGAAAATTAAACCCGATGTCGTGGGCATGAATACGCTCACCTTTACCCTTATTGAGGTTTTGGAAGTGGCGCGACTGGTGAAAGAAGTTGATCCTAAAATAAAAGTTATTTTAGGCGGGGTTCATGTAAACATTTACCCCGAAGAAACCATTTCATTTCCTGAAGTGGATTTTTTAATACTTGGCGAGGGAGAGAATGTTATTGTTGAACTGTTAGATGCGATTAGCGATGAGGACAAGCTACGGCAAGTGACTGGCGTTGTTTTTAAGAATTCTCAAGGTGAAATTATAAATACTGGAAAGCGCCCGCTTATAACTAATCTGGATGAAATACCCTTTCCAGCGCGCGAGTTAACGGCTTATCAGAAATATACAGGCTTGCTCTCAAGCGAGTCGCCAATTACCAGTATGTTAACCTCCCGCGGTTGTCCATATAATTGTTTATTTTGTCACCGTCCCCATTTTGGCAGAATTTTTAGGGCTAGGAGCGCTGGCAATGTAGTAAAAGAGATGATACTTTGTAGGGATATGGGTATTAAAGAAATTATTATTTATGATGATACATTTACGATTGATAGACAGCGTGTGGTTGATATTTGTAAGCAGTTAATAGATAATAAGGTGAAGATTAAATGGGACGTGCGAGCTCGCGTAGATACAGTTGATAAAGAATTACTTAATTTAATGAAAGAAGCTGGCTGTGTGCGGATTCACTATGGTGTGGAAGCAGGGACTCAAAAAATATTAGATGTTTTGCGTAAAGGAATAACACTTGATATGGCTTATGATGTTTTTAAAATGACAAAGCGGGCCGGTATCGGAACTTTGGGTTATTTTATGATTGGCTCACCTCGGGAAACCAGGGAAGATATTATGGCTACGATAAAATTTGCTACTAGTTTGAAGGCGGATTATATTTTTGCTGGCATCACTACTTTATTTCCAGCAACTGATTTATATCAGATGGCGCTTAAGGAAGGTGTGATTAAAACAGATGTATGGAAAGAGTTTGCGCGTAGCCCACAAGAGAATTTTGTTCCGCCAATCTGGGATAAAGAGCTTTCGCAAGAAGAACTTGGCGAATTGATTAAAATGTTTTATAGAAAATTTTATAAACGGCCTAGCTATATTATTAAGAACCTATTAAGCATCCGGTCTCTCGAGGAGTTTAGGCGAAAATTTTCAGCCGGGTTTAATATTTTAAGAATTTGA
- a CDS encoding B12-binding domain-containing radical SAM protein, protein MSTLLVNPPYSEKIYQSKKAPSVQPPIGLAYLAAFLEQEGEKVGILDANAEQLSVEETARRICDSGAKFIGFGAVTPIIPIVYRIAGLVRKDSDAVIFVGGPHVTFMDDVTLNDCQAIDYIVRGEGELVINNLIRTVKVNGDISRVRGITYRKGDSIVKNEPEKLITDINTLPFPARHLLPLDLYRPSPLFDRGYKGKSYARIMTTRGCPTRCIFCVSPHFWGRVRIRSAENVFAEIKHLYDIYDVRHIDFLDDTLTLAPSRMEKICDLMIEHSYKINWTCYSRVDTLSEALVKKMKMAGCSVIQLGVESGNQKIIKRIKKNIRLEDVERVARIVRKNNIKLMADFMIGLPGETEETVIQTIDFAKKIKPNIAAFCITTPLPGTELYWELRREGKIKPGYIWGNMGLHYGSNYSTEYLSSGRLSELYHLAHKKFYLRFKFFGQSFVWLLKNPYDIKNYFYLAKDLLLKRV, encoded by the coding sequence ATGTCTACACTACTCGTAAATCCTCCCTACAGCGAAAAGATATACCAATCTAAGAAAGCGCCTTCGGTTCAGCCGCCGATTGGCTTGGCCTACTTGGCGGCTTTTTTAGAACAGGAAGGCGAGAAGGTAGGAATTTTGGATGCCAATGCCGAACAGTTGAGTGTTGAAGAAACCGCCAGGCGTATTTGTGATTCTGGCGCTAAATTTATTGGATTTGGCGCGGTGACTCCGATTATTCCTATTGTTTATAGAATTGCCGGGTTGGTGAGAAAGGATTCTGATGCAGTAATTTTTGTTGGCGGTCCCCATGTCACTTTTATGGACGATGTCACCCTAAATGACTGCCAGGCAATTGATTATATTGTTCGTGGTGAAGGTGAGCTTGTGATAAACAATTTAATAAGGACGGTTAAAGTTAATGGTGATATTTCTAGAGTTCGGGGGATTACTTACAGAAAGGGTGATAGTATTGTAAAGAATGAGCCGGAAAAACTTATTACTGATATTAATACACTCCCGTTTCCGGCCCGGCATTTACTGCCATTGGATTTATATCGGCCATCGCCGTTATTTGATCGTGGTTATAAAGGCAAGAGCTATGCCCGGATTATGACGACCCGGGGTTGTCCGACTCGCTGTATCTTTTGTGTTTCTCCTCATTTCTGGGGTCGAGTTCGGATACGCAGCGCCGAGAATGTTTTTGCTGAAATAAAACATTTGTATGATATTTATGATGTTAGACACATAGATTTCTTGGATGACACTTTAACTTTGGCGCCATCACGGATGGAGAAAATCTGCGACCTAATGATTGAACATAGTTATAAGATTAATTGGACTTGCTATTCCCGTGTTGATACTCTTAGCGAGGCGCTGGTCAAAAAAATGAAAATGGCTGGGTGCTCTGTTATTCAGCTCGGGGTAGAAAGCGGGAATCAGAAAATTATTAAAAGAATCAAAAAAAATATCCGTCTTGAGGATGTGGAGCGGGTGGCGCGGATTGTTAGAAAAAATAATATTAAACTGATGGCAGACTTTATGATTGGCCTGCCCGGCGAGACCGAGGAAACAGTGATCCAAACGATTGACTTTGCTAAAAAAATAAAGCCCAACATTGCGGCTTTTTGTATTACTACACCCCTGCCAGGTACTGAATTATACTGGGAGCTTCGTCGTGAAGGCAAGATTAAACCAGGTTATATCTGGGGCAATATGGGTTTGCACTATGGTTCAAACTATAGCACTGAATATTTATCAAGCGGTCGGTTAAGTGAATTATATCACTTAGCTCATAAGAAATTTTATTTGCGTTTTAAGTTTTTTGGACAGTCGTTTGTCTGGCTTTTAAAAAACCCGTATGATATAAAGAATTATTTTTACTTGGCAAAAGATTTGCTTTTAAAGAGGGTTTAG
- a CDS encoding class I SAM-dependent methyltransferase, protein MNQENDVKKFFNKAAQEEKGYYDSPKSLAFKAQKWARRKLLLMIGSKPQTILDAGSGRGDLTTKLAQKFSESKIIGIDFAEDMITIAKKETKGQPNVSFLKADLTQLPFSDNQFDLCVCLNTLHLLPQNALLKALTELARVTNHLLLVEIKNKNNLYTFFKKIKERLHTKGALTTFTASKEIVNILSKNNFSLVKKNNIFLFGFLSPITVMGFKKN, encoded by the coding sequence ATGAATCAAGAAAATGATGTAAAAAAATTTTTCAATAAAGCGGCCCAAGAAGAAAAAGGATACTATGATTCCCCAAAATCCCTTGCCTTTAAAGCTCAAAAATGGGCGCGCAGAAAACTACTCCTGATGATTGGATCCAAACCACAGACGATCTTAGACGCGGGTTCCGGCCGGGGGGATTTAACAACAAAACTGGCACAAAAATTCTCTGAAAGCAAAATTATTGGCATTGATTTTGCCGAAGATATGATAACCATTGCCAAAAAAGAAACGAAAGGGCAACCCAATGTCTCATTTCTAAAGGCTGACCTCACCCAGCTTCCATTCTCTGATAATCAGTTTGATCTCTGTGTCTGCCTTAACACTTTGCATTTATTGCCCCAAAATGCTCTTCTGAAAGCTTTGACTGAACTGGCTCGAGTGACAAATCACCTGTTGCTTGTTGAGATTAAAAATAAAAATAATCTCTATACTTTTTTCAAGAAAATAAAAGAGCGCCTGCATACCAAAGGCGCTCTGACGACTTTTACTGCATCAAAGGAAATAGTTAATATTCTCTCGAAAAATAATTTTTCATTAGTAAAAAAGAATAATATTTTTCTCTTTGGTTTTTTATCGCCAATTACTGTAATGGGATTTAAAAAAAACTAA
- a CDS encoding DUF362 domain-containing protein, which yields MSQYQNSTVVIAKQPGAVKSVFDALNLPEILKDKKNILIKVNLRAAAVDDYTSCAITSFEVARELTTALLALGKNIIIAEGTSSKIMTKKAIERSGFRKLENDKIKVVNLNTQLTRRVEIPASPLKFLEIYKVVFEADYIISLPVMKTHTATLASLSMKNLMGLASETSIHKIHLKGLHKSIAQLAKAISPHLSLIDATQAMEGTGPVLGTCVKLDTLIAGFNPVTTDSVATQMMGFFPQEISHLKIGESLGIGPIKPNNIIGELKIHSFKKPSHGLAADMYNYQIFNWLVSKKIIHWLVYDKFYFIIKKMLKLFRHKDESRK from the coding sequence ATGAGTCAATACCAGAATTCAACTGTCGTTATCGCCAAACAACCAGGAGCCGTCAAATCAGTCTTTGACGCTCTTAATTTACCTGAAATTTTAAAAGATAAAAAAAATATTCTTATCAAAGTCAATCTCCGCGCTGCGGCCGTGGACGACTACACATCGTGCGCTATCACCAGTTTTGAAGTCGCCCGAGAGTTGACTACCGCGCTTCTTGCTTTAGGCAAAAATATTATTATCGCCGAAGGCACTTCTTCAAAAATAATGACCAAAAAGGCGATTGAACGCAGCGGTTTTAGAAAACTGGAAAACGATAAAATTAAGGTGGTCAATCTGAATACTCAATTAACAAGGCGAGTGGAAATCCCAGCCAGCCCCCTTAAATTTTTAGAAATCTATAAAGTAGTATTCGAAGCTGACTACATAATCTCCCTGCCGGTGATGAAAACCCACACTGCAACCCTGGCTTCTTTGTCAATGAAAAATTTGATGGGCTTGGCTAGCGAAACTTCAATCCATAAAATTCATCTCAAAGGCTTGCATAAATCCATCGCCCAGCTCGCCAAAGCTATCAGTCCCCATCTCTCCCTAATTGACGCCACCCAAGCTATGGAAGGCACTGGCCCAGTTCTGGGTACATGTGTTAAACTAGACACTCTTATCGCCGGATTTAACCCCGTCACCACTGATAGTGTTGCTACCCAAATGATGGGTTTTTTTCCCCAAGAAATCAGCCACCTTAAAATTGGCGAATCATTAGGTATCGGCCCGATTAAACCAAATAACATAATTGGCGAACTAAAAATTCACTCTTTTAAAAAACCAAGCCATGGTCTGGCCGCCGACATGTACAACTATCAAATTTTCAATTGGCTGGTAAGCAAAAAAATTATTCATTGGCTGGTTTATGATAAATTTTATTTTATAATAAAAAAAATGCTTAAGCTTTTCAGACACAAAGATGAATCAAGAAAATGA
- a CDS encoding GNAT family N-acetyltransferase, which translates to MEIKLLSNDTEKIWDKLIQQSPFCRFSETTNFKNVLKETYYYKPNYLLIKNQGQIIALLPAVRKNKKLISMPFADYGDLIIINPIVSPAEIVQALKNFLQEKNINYLKIISGLNIQSSSLQKHFQKQPNDSRAVLILDKDPDSLFKKFDYSVRKAIKKSESANLKCSQNNSPEAIKNHFYPLYLKSMKRFGTPPHSLDYFLNKLKCFSNDLKLYLVTKDGLVVAALMGFTCGKNIHITKNPSLKKFWNCRPNDLAHWEFIKWGCEHGYTSFDFGPVRYENQKRYKEKWGAKIQNNYIFYLYPENSRLRQGYGGQAKPSKQNLTTHNLGFKFISFIWKYFIPISLAQHLGPIIRKRLAR; encoded by the coding sequence ATGGAAATCAAACTCTTATCCAACGATACTGAAAAAATATGGGACAAATTGATTCAACAATCTCCCTTCTGTCGTTTTAGTGAAACCACAAATTTCAAAAATGTTCTAAAAGAAACTTACTATTACAAGCCAAATTATCTCCTCATCAAAAATCAAGGACAAATCATCGCCTTGCTTCCAGCCGTTCGCAAAAACAAAAAATTAATCTCCATGCCCTTTGCCGACTATGGAGATTTAATTATAATAAATCCAATCGTCAGTCCAGCTGAAATCGTCCAGGCATTAAAAAACTTTTTGCAAGAAAAAAATATTAATTATTTAAAAATTATCTCTGGATTAAACATCCAATCCTCTTCTTTACAGAAACATTTCCAAAAGCAACCAAATGACTCCAGGGCTGTTCTTATCTTAGATAAAGACCCCGACTCGCTTTTCAAAAAATTTGACTATAGCGTCCGCAAAGCAATCAAGAAATCAGAGTCCGCAAACCTAAAGTGTTCTCAAAACAATTCACCCGAAGCGATCAAAAATCATTTTTACCCTCTGTACCTCAAATCAATGAAACGATTTGGTACGCCGCCGCATTCTCTTGATTACTTTTTAAACAAACTAAAATGTTTTAGTAATGACTTAAAATTATATCTAGTCACTAAAGACGGGCTGGTAGTGGCCGCACTAATGGGTTTTACTTGCGGAAAAAATATCCACATTACCAAAAATCCTTCTTTAAAAAAATTCTGGAACTGCCGCCCTAACGATTTGGCTCATTGGGAATTTATCAAGTGGGGCTGTGAACACGGCTACACAAGCTTTGATTTTGGACCAGTTCGTTACGAAAATCAAAAAAGGTATAAAGAAAAATGGGGCGCAAAAATTCAAAATAATTATATTTTCTATTTATATCCAGAAAACTCCCGCCTTCGCCAAGGCTACGGCGGGCAGGCAAAACCTTCGAAACAAAATCTAACAACTCACAACCTCGGTTTCAAATTTATCTCATTTATCTGGAAATATTTTATACCAATCTCCCTAGCTCAACATCTAGGACCCATAATTAGAAAACGACTCGCTAGATAA
- a CDS encoding glycosyltransferase family 2 protein: MKQLSIIVPAYNEEKSINEVLNQLKCQLADFNIEHEIIVVNDGSNDQTKELLKKISCIKPINHPYNKGYGASLKTGVKNAKYDWVMFYDADGQHNPKYISELLKHTNEYDMIIGARQGYQGPWLRQPGKKILHLAANYLSGHKIPDLNSGFRLIKRKHFLRFAHLFPDGFSLTTTITLTFFKTGLNVKYVPITINKRQGKSSVKPADAVNTFMLIVRLITLFSPLRIFLPLTFVLFLLTIFLLVNDILSRNISDSTILLFVSTILIFFFGIMVDQIAAIRRELK; the protein is encoded by the coding sequence ATGAAACAGCTATCAATAATTGTCCCGGCTTATAACGAAGAAAAATCAATAAACGAAGTTCTAAACCAACTCAAATGTCAGCTGGCTGATTTTAATATTGAACACGAAATTATTGTTGTTAACGACGGGTCAAACGACCAAACAAAAGAGCTCTTAAAAAAAATCAGCTGCATTAAACCAATCAACCACCCCTATAATAAAGGTTATGGCGCTTCCTTAAAAACCGGCGTAAAAAATGCCAAATACGATTGGGTTATGTTTTATGATGCTGACGGCCAGCACAATCCAAAATACATCTCTGAATTATTAAAACACACAAACGAGTATGATATGATAATTGGCGCCCGGCAAGGCTACCAAGGGCCGTGGCTTAGACAGCCGGGGAAAAAAATTTTGCACCTGGCGGCAAACTATCTTTCGGGACACAAAATACCAGACTTAAACTCTGGCTTTAGATTAATAAAAAGAAAACATTTTTTGCGTTTTGCCCACCTCTTTCCCGATGGCTTCTCTTTAACAACAACTATTACTCTCACCTTCTTTAAGACCGGCCTAAACGTTAAATACGTTCCAATTACCATAAACAAACGCCAAGGGAAAAGCAGTGTCAAGCCAGCTGATGCTGTAAACACTTTTATGCTCATCGTCAGACTAATCACTTTATTCTCGCCCCTGCGAATCTTCCTGCCCCTTACTTTTGTCCTCTTTCTGCTAACAATTTTTCTTCTTGTAAACGATATCTTAAGCCGTAATATTTCCGACTCAACAATACTTCTTTTCGTTTCAACCATCTTAATATTCTTCTTTGGGATTATGGTTGACCAAATTGCTGCTATCAGAAGAGAGTTAAAATAG
- a CDS encoding DUF3473 domain-containing protein: MNPKKPKIILTIDLEFWHNSEFLKNYLPKNKNNLSDTVVPATEKLLKLLQQKKCTATFFVLGQLAEKYPGLIKKIIISGHEIANHGYSHLALWDMNPDSCEQEIKKSTAVLTAITGTSPKIFRAPRCSLNNSTKWLLPILQKYHYICDSSIFPAFQVMKKNAMISCQPYKISFNDVKKSDSESSILEFPIAAKNIAGLNIPVAGGIYFRLFPLFFFSLLLKSIAKKTIPVIYIHQHELDPHIPNVSAPWHKKKLLYWNKKNAFKKFEKLLDKFNFISLGQYLSQEKTSP; the protein is encoded by the coding sequence ATGAACCCAAAAAAACCAAAAATTATCCTTACGATTGATTTGGAATTCTGGCATAATTCAGAATTTTTAAAAAACTATCTCCCCAAAAACAAAAATAATTTGTCTGATACGGTTGTCCCGGCAACTGAAAAACTTCTCAAACTATTACAGCAAAAAAAATGTACTGCCACCTTTTTTGTATTGGGGCAGTTAGCGGAAAAATACCCGGGACTGATAAAAAAAATAATAATATCGGGTCATGAAATCGCAAATCACGGATATTCTCATCTCGCCCTGTGGGACATGAACCCAGATTCCTGCGAACAAGAAATAAAAAAATCCACGGCTGTATTAACGGCCATAACCGGCACATCCCCTAAAATATTCCGCGCCCCGCGATGTTCTTTGAACAATAGCACTAAATGGCTCCTGCCAATCCTTCAAAAATATCACTACATTTGTGATTCAAGCATATTCCCCGCATTTCAGGTTATGAAAAAAAACGCCATGATCTCTTGCCAACCATACAAAATTAGTTTTAATGATGTCAAAAAATCTGATAGTGAATCTTCAATTCTTGAATTTCCTATTGCCGCTAAAAACATAGCTGGCTTAAATATCCCGGTTGCTGGCGGCATCTATTTTCGTTTGTTCCCGCTCTTTTTCTTTTCACTCTTACTGAAATCCATCGCTAAAAAAACTATTCCGGTTATCTATATTCACCAACATGAGCTTGACCCTCATATTCCAAATGTTTCGGCGCCCTGGCACAAAAAAAAATTGCTCTATTGGAACAAAAAAAATGCGTTTAAAAAATTTGAAAAATTATTAGATAAATTTAATTTTATATCTTTGGGCCAATATCTAAGCCAAGAGAAAACATCACCATGA
- a CDS encoding sugar transferase has product MNNSTTLIKKLVLLIGDFLILEISLILTLLIRYRNEFNFDFNSEIWQLHFLPFIFVYLFWIIIFYIHNLYELKTAVNKSNFYQTLIRAYLFSAGLTVLIFYFIPQLLITPKTNLFLNIIISFGLIYLWRNLFNKTLKSSRLLSNVAIIGINKESLNLAEQIISHPQLGYKLVAFIDKDNCESNEINLPQSIKIINNLSSLKSIIEQEKIEQLIITSDIHKADDLQKTLLDCIPLKVAFVDLPTFYEVVIGKIPLTTINQIWLLENITTHKKVYYEFFKKIFDFTLGCVVLVPSIIIAPLIAIAIKIGSKGPIIFKQKRTGKNRKAFLAMKFRSMYINAEKHGPKWAQKDDPRVTPVGKFLRKSRLDEIPQLINIIRGEMSFVGPRPERPEFVQELEKEIPFYRQRLLVKPGLTGWAQIEGPAYGGSKKETLEKLQYDLYYIKNYSLFLDLSIILKTINIVLKFRGQ; this is encoded by the coding sequence ATGAATAATTCTACAACCCTGATTAAAAAACTTGTTCTCCTTATTGGTGATTTTCTAATCCTGGAAATTTCTTTGATTTTAACTTTGCTTATAAGGTACCGCAACGAGTTTAATTTTGATTTTAATTCAGAGATTTGGCAGCTGCACTTTTTGCCTTTTATCTTTGTGTATCTTTTTTGGATTATTATCTTTTACATCCATAATCTTTACGAACTTAAAACCGCGGTTAATAAATCAAACTTTTATCAAACTTTGATTAGGGCTTACCTTTTTAGCGCTGGTTTAACTGTTCTGATTTTTTACTTTATCCCCCAGCTGCTTATTACTCCAAAAACCAATTTATTTCTAAATATTATCATTTCTTTTGGTTTGATTTATCTTTGGCGTAATTTATTTAATAAAACCTTAAAATCAAGCCGCCTGCTAAGCAATGTCGCCATAATCGGCATCAATAAGGAATCTTTGAATCTTGCTGAACAAATTATTAGCCATCCGCAGTTGGGCTACAAGTTAGTTGCATTTATTGATAAAGATAATTGTGAATCAAATGAAATTAATCTGCCGCAATCAATAAAAATTATTAATAACCTGTCAAGCCTAAAAAGCATTATTGAACAAGAAAAAATTGAGCAGCTTATTATCACTTCGGATATTCATAAAGCCGATGACTTACAAAAAACCCTTTTAGACTGTATCCCCCTTAAAGTGGCTTTTGTTGACTTGCCAACTTTTTATGAAGTCGTTATCGGAAAAATTCCCCTTACGACCATAAACCAAATATGGCTTTTAGAAAATATCACCACCCATAAAAAAGTTTACTATGAATTCTTTAAAAAAATTTTCGACTTTACTCTGGGATGCGTTGTCCTTGTCCCCTCAATCATAATCGCTCCTCTTATTGCAATAGCCATTAAAATAGGCAGCAAGGGCCCGATTATATTCAAACAAAAAAGAACCGGCAAAAACAGAAAAGCCTTTCTCGCCATGAAATTCCGCTCTATGTACATTAATGCCGAAAAACACGGCCCCAAATGGGCCCAAAAAGATGATCCGCGCGTCACCCCTGTTGGAAAATTCCTGCGCAAAAGCCGCCTTGATGAAATTCCTCAGCTTATTAATATAATCCGCGGCGAGATGAGCTTTGTGGGGCCAAGACCGGAAAGACCGGAATTTGTCCAAGAATTAGAGAAAGAAATACCGTTTTATCGCCAACGATTACTGGTTAAGCCGGGTCTCACCGGTTGGGCTCAAATTGAAGGTCCAGCTTACGGCGGCTCCAAAAAAGAAACTTTGGAAAAACTTCAATATGATTTATATTACATTAAAAACTATTCTTTGTTTCTGGATTTAAGCATTATTTTAAAAACTATAAATATTGTTTTAAAATTTAGGGGACAATAG